The following proteins are co-located in the Imtechella halotolerans genome:
- a CDS encoding glucoamylase family protein yields MKYVYCLLGAAFLASGCHNITKSASSKVPSKGTSSSNTITVDPLLDTLQRQTFEYFWSGAEENSGLARERIHMDGVYPQNDQDIITTGGSGFGMMAILIGVKNGYITRAQALERFERIVNFLEKADRFHGVWPHWLNGKTGKVKPFSKKDNGGDLVETAFLIQGLLTVSEYFKEGSTREQNISLRIEKLYDEVEWDWYTRGEDVLYWHWSPEYEWEMNFPVSGYNECLIMYVLAASSRTHSITPQAYHKGWAMSGKIANSTTYYDLPTVLNYYGNDSVPTGPLFWSHYSYLGLNPKGLKDTYADYWQLVQNHALIHYKYAIDNPKGYKGYGKNQWGMTSSYSMKGYAGHRPGLDLGVISPTAALSSIAYTPKESMQMIKYLYQQADSLVGPYGPYDAYSHENNWYTKRYLAIDQGPIVVMIENYRSGMIWDLFMGREDIQTGLKKLGFQSPYFN; encoded by the coding sequence ATGAAATATGTATATTGTCTGCTTGGAGCTGCATTTTTGGCTTCAGGCTGTCATAATATTACCAAGAGTGCAAGCTCAAAAGTACCTTCGAAAGGAACTTCTTCCTCGAATACAATCACTGTTGATCCATTATTGGATACCTTACAAAGACAAACTTTCGAATACTTTTGGAGTGGTGCTGAAGAAAATTCAGGTCTGGCCCGAGAACGAATTCATATGGATGGAGTGTATCCACAAAATGATCAAGATATTATTACTACGGGTGGATCGGGATTTGGAATGATGGCTATTCTTATAGGGGTTAAAAATGGATATATTACTCGAGCACAAGCTTTAGAACGATTTGAAAGAATAGTAAACTTTTTAGAAAAAGCAGATCGTTTTCATGGCGTATGGCCACATTGGCTTAATGGAAAAACAGGGAAGGTAAAGCCTTTTTCAAAGAAGGATAATGGAGGGGATTTGGTAGAAACTGCATTTTTAATTCAAGGATTACTAACGGTTTCTGAATATTTTAAAGAGGGTTCAACTCGTGAACAAAATATAAGTCTACGGATTGAAAAATTATATGATGAAGTAGAATGGGATTGGTATACCAGAGGTGAAGATGTATTGTATTGGCATTGGTCACCTGAGTATGAATGGGAAATGAACTTTCCTGTAAGCGGTTACAATGAATGCCTAATTATGTATGTACTGGCAGCTTCTTCAAGAACGCATAGCATAACACCCCAGGCCTATCATAAAGGGTGGGCAATGTCTGGAAAAATCGCTAACAGCACTACCTATTATGACTTACCAACAGTTCTTAACTATTATGGGAACGATTCGGTTCCTACAGGTCCATTATTCTGGTCTCATTATTCGTACTTAGGTTTAAATCCTAAGGGACTAAAGGATACCTATGCAGATTATTGGCAACTTGTGCAAAATCATGCACTTATACATTATAAATACGCCATTGATAATCCTAAGGGATATAAAGGGTATGGTAAAAATCAATGGGGGATGACCTCTAGTTATTCTATGAAAGGATATGCTGGACATAGACCAGGGTTAGATTTAGGTGTTATATCACCCACAGCAGCATTATCTTCTATTGCCTATACTCCAAAGGAATCAATGCAAATGATAAAATATTTATACCAGCAGGCTGACTCACTTGTAGGGCCATATGGACCTTATGATGCCTATAGTCATGAAAATAACTGGTATACAAAACGATATTTAGCCATAGATCAAGGCCCCATTGTTGTAATGATAGAAAATTATAGAAGTGGAATGATTTGGGATCTTTTTATGGGAAGAGAAGACATACAAACGGGCCTAAAAAAACTAGGTTTCCAAAGTCCATATTTTAACTAA
- a CDS encoding carboxylesterase family protein has protein sequence MKSIKIIALVCVLTLVNRLGAQELYDSDVLIQGKDTLKYRIMYPKDFSKDKQYPLVLFLHGAGERGNDNQRQLTHGSALFASQENRESFPAIVIFPQCVPESYWSNAKVDRTSYPISLEYPLNEPPTKSLQLVLDLMDDITTKPYVNANQVYVGGLSMGGMGTFEILSRRPDMFAAAIAICGGGNPELAQNYATKTAMWVFHGANDNVVAPQLSLEMVNAILNYGGKPNFTLYAKDNHNSWDSAFAEPELLSWLFSNSKK, from the coding sequence ATGAAATCGATAAAAATTATTGCCTTAGTATGTGTACTTACGCTTGTAAATAGGCTTGGAGCTCAAGAATTGTATGACTCAGATGTACTGATACAAGGGAAAGATACTTTGAAGTATCGTATTATGTATCCAAAGGATTTTTCTAAAGATAAACAGTATCCCTTGGTTTTATTTTTACATGGAGCCGGAGAAAGAGGAAATGATAATCAAAGACAACTCACGCATGGTAGTGCTCTTTTTGCCAGCCAGGAGAATAGAGAATCGTTTCCAGCCATTGTAATTTTTCCGCAATGTGTTCCTGAAAGTTATTGGTCTAACGCAAAGGTCGATCGCACTTCCTATCCAATTTCTCTTGAATATCCATTAAATGAGCCACCTACTAAGTCATTACAGTTGGTATTGGATCTTATGGATGACATCACTACTAAACCATATGTAAATGCCAATCAGGTATATGTTGGAGGACTTTCGATGGGAGGAATGGGAACCTTTGAAATATTGTCAAGAAGACCTGATATGTTTGCGGCAGCTATAGCTATTTGTGGAGGTGGAAATCCTGAATTGGCGCAAAATTATGCCACTAAAACAGCCATGTGGGTCTTTCATGGCGCTAATGATAATGTTGTTGCTCCACAATTGTCTTTAGAGATGGTGAACGCTATCTTGAATTATGGAGGAAAACCAAATTTTACTTTATATGCCAAGGATAATCACAATAGCTGGGATTCAGCTTTTGCCGAACCCGAGTTGTTGTCTTGGCTTTTTTCTAATTCAAAAAAATAA
- a CDS encoding glucoamylase family protein, whose amino-acid sequence MKKILYIICGASLILFGCSKSEIKPPTVPDGEKPVPPPLVKQISDEALLDYVQAQTFKYFWDLAETNSKAARERYVSGSPGQSSNVVATGGSGFGLMAILVGIERGFVTRAEAVSRLQTILEFFENADRFHGAWPHWLDGNTGNVLPFSTRDNGADLVETSFLVQGLICIQEYFKNGTLEEKLISQKAEVLWKGVEWDWFTNEQNKLLWHWSPTYNFDINLGITGYNECLITYVLAAASPDHSITANVYKEGWARNGSMVATNSKYGYPLLVKHAGNQEYGGPLFWSHYSYLGLDPRNLADQYADYWEVNVNHTKINYSYCVENPSDRPYYGSYCWGLTASYTMGANGGLSYAAHSPSQDYGVISPTAAVSAINYTPEESLNAMHFFYNQRNILVGEAGFYDAFKPSLSNFWVAKAYLAIDQGPQIIMIENYRSGLLWNLFMQNEDVQNGLNKLGFTY is encoded by the coding sequence ATGAAGAAGATTTTATACATAATATGTGGTGCTAGTCTTATTCTTTTTGGATGCTCAAAAAGTGAGATTAAACCACCAACCGTTCCTGATGGAGAGAAACCTGTGCCACCGCCACTAGTAAAGCAAATTTCAGATGAGGCACTTTTAGATTATGTGCAGGCCCAAACCTTTAAATATTTTTGGGATTTGGCAGAGACCAATTCTAAAGCTGCTAGGGAACGTTATGTGTCGGGCTCACCCGGCCAAAGCAGTAATGTGGTTGCAACTGGAGGATCTGGATTTGGTTTGATGGCTATTTTAGTAGGAATAGAAAGAGGGTTTGTTACCCGTGCAGAGGCAGTTTCTAGATTACAAACTATTTTGGAGTTTTTCGAGAATGCCGATCGTTTTCATGGAGCTTGGCCACATTGGCTTGATGGAAATACAGGTAACGTATTGCCTTTTAGTACAAGAGATAATGGAGCGGATCTGGTAGAAACTAGCTTTTTAGTCCAAGGCCTTATCTGTATTCAGGAGTATTTTAAAAATGGGACCTTGGAAGAAAAATTAATTTCCCAAAAAGCGGAGGTTTTATGGAAAGGTGTGGAGTGGGATTGGTTTACCAATGAACAAAATAAACTTTTATGGCATTGGTCACCCACGTATAATTTTGATATTAATTTAGGAATAACGGGGTATAATGAATGTCTGATTACCTATGTTTTGGCAGCCGCCTCCCCTGACCATTCTATAACTGCAAATGTGTATAAAGAAGGTTGGGCACGCAATGGAAGTATGGTAGCCACAAATTCAAAGTATGGTTATCCGTTACTAGTAAAACATGCTGGTAACCAAGAATATGGGGGGCCACTTTTCTGGTCTCATTATTCGTACTTGGGATTGGACCCACGTAATCTCGCGGATCAATACGCTGACTATTGGGAAGTAAATGTTAATCATACCAAGATTAATTATTCCTATTGTGTAGAAAATCCTTCTGATAGGCCTTATTACGGGTCTTATTGTTGGGGACTTACTGCTAGTTACACTATGGGAGCTAATGGAGGACTTAGTTATGCAGCACATTCTCCAAGTCAGGACTATGGGGTGATTTCACCAACTGCAGCAGTGAGTGCCATTAATTATACACCTGAAGAGTCTCTCAATGCCATGCATTTCTTCTATAATCAAAGAAATATATTAGTTGGAGAAGCAGGATTCTATGATGCCTTCAAACCTAGTTTGAGTAATTTTTGGGTGGCTAAGGCCTATTTGGCTATTGATCAAGGCCCTCAGATAATTATGATAGAGAACTACAGATCAGGCTTGCTTTGGAATTTGTTTATGCAAAACGAGGATGTTCAAAATGGACTGAACAAATTAGGGTTCACCTATTAA